The DNA window TTGAAGTCTTAACCCCTGGTACGGTAACACTCCCATCCCTTTTATCACCTGATCAAAACATTTATATCTTATCTATTTATCCATCTGAAAAGGGAAACTTTGGTATTGCCTATGCTGATATAACTACTTTTGAACTAAAATCAGGAGTTTTAGAAGAAAAAAATTTACATAATTTCCTTTTTAGTTTAAAACCTAAGGAAGTTCTTGCTCCCTATGAGTTTAATTTAGATGGCTTTTTTATAAGTAGCTACGATAAAAATCTTTATAGCATAGAAACTGCTGAAGAAAGGATAAAGAAATTTTTTGGTGTAGAGAGTCTAGATGGTTTTGGAATTAAAAAAGATGTTAACCTTATCGCGCTTTCTCATCTGCTTGATTATCTTACTTTAAAAAAGAAAGAAGGACTTGAAAATTTAAGATTAAGACCGCTTGAGGAGAGTGAGTTTTTAATTTTAGACGCTACAACGGTAAAGAATCTTGAACTTGTAGATAAGATTCATCCTGAAAGTCAATCTCTCTATGAAACCTTAAACTTTACAAAGACAGCACCTGGAGCTAGACTGTTTAAAAAAAGTTTACTTTTTCCTCTGAAGGATATAAATAAGATTAGAGAAAGACATGAAGCGGTAGAAGAAATAATTGAAAAACCCTATCTTAGAAAAACTATCTCAGAGATATTAGAAAATTTCTTAGATTTTGAAAGAGTTCTCTCAAGAATTGCAAGACTTAAGGCATCACCATCTGAGGTTTATAAGTTGGCTCAAAACTTTATGGATCTTTTTAAATTAAAAGATACTCTAATTACAGCAGAGAGTAAGATTTTAAGAAAAATATCTTTAAATTTACATGACTTAACAAGTCTTGCACAGTTAATTTTTAGTTATTTAAGGGAAAATCCATCTAGTCCTGGTGAGGGAAACTGTATAAAAAGGGGAGTTAATCCGGAGCTTGATGAATACGTTGAGATAAAAATTAATTCGTCTCAAAAACTTAAAGAATTAGAGGAAAAAGAGAAAAAAGCGACGGGAATTCCAAATTTAAGAATAAAGTATAATCAAGTTTTTGGCTTTTTTATTGAAGTTACTAAGTCCTTTATTGATCGTGTGCCAGAATATTATAAAAGAAAACAAACTCTAATAAACGCTGAAAGATATGTTACAGAGGAGCTTAAAAATTTAGAAAATAAAATTCTATCTGCAGAAAGTAGAATAAAAGAGTTAGAGACTTTTCTTTATGAGGAGCTTCTTAAAAAGATAATGGAGGAAAGGGAAAAAATTTTAGATATAGCAGAAAATGTGGCACTTTTAGATCTTCTCTTAAGTTTTTCTGAATCAGCTATAAATTTTAAGTATGTAAAGCCACAGATGACAGAAGAAAAAGAAATTATTATGAAAAATTCAAGACATCCTGTAGTAGAGCAAAGAGTTAAAGAGTTTGTGCCAAATGATGTTTTTATAACTCCAAACAATTTCTTTCAAATTATAACAGGTCCTAATATGGGAGGAAAATCAACTTACATAAGACAAGTTGCCTTATGTGCTATACTTGCACATATTGGATCTTTCGTTCCAGCTGATGAGGCTAAAATAGGAATTGTAGATAGAGTATTTACAAGAATAGGGTCATCTGATGATTTAGCAAGGGGTATATCTACTTTTTATGCTGAAATGCTTGAAGTGTCTCAGATATTGAATAACGCTACAGAAAAGAGCCTAATTTTACTTGATGAAATAGGACGGGGAACTTCAACTTATGATGGTCTATCTATAGCTTGGGCTGTTTCTGAAGATATAATAAAAAGAATTAAGGCAAGGACACTATTTGCAACACATTATCATGAACTTACAAATCTAAAAGAAAATTATGCTGATGTAAAGAACTTATTCACTTTAGTTAAGGAATGGAAGGGAGAAGTAATTTTTTTAAGAAAAATAGCTGAGGGATCTATGGATAGAAGTTATGGTATACACGTTGCAAAGCTTGCTGGTATTCCGAAACACGTTATAGAGAGAGCAAAAGAAATTTTAATAAATTTTGAAAGTAATAAAAAAGTGCTAAAATTTAACAAAAAACAACTTGAACTTTTTGAAAAACCCGATCCTTTAAGAGAGATTATAGAGAAGATAAATCCTGATGAGTTAACACCTAAGGATGCTCTTGAGTTGATATACAAGTTAAAGAAGTTAAAGTAGGGTTCGATTCCTCAAATTTTTAAAAGTCTATGAAAATAAAAGATATAGCTAAAATTTTAGGTGGTGAAATCTTAGGAAATGAAGAATTAGATATTGTTGGAGTTTTACCACCTGATGAAAATACTGAAGGATACATATCTGTTATATTTGAAAAAAAATATGAAAGGGGTAATTATTTTGCTGTTTTAACATCAAGAGAGTTTTTAAAGCACATGAGTTTTAAAAGTGCAATTGTCGTTGAAAAACCTAAGGAAAAAATGATAGAACTTTTAAGTTTGTTCGAGGAAAAGGAGGAGATAAAAAGGAAAATACATGAGACTGCTATAGTTTCAAAAGAGGCAGAAATTGAAGATGGAGCTTATATTGGACCATACTGTGTTATAGAAAAAAATGTTAAAATAAAAAAAGGAGTCAAACTTTTAGCCTTTGTATATGTAGGTAAAAACTCCTTTATAGATGAAGATACTATAATTTTTCCCTTTGTTTCTATTGAAAAGAATGTAAAAATTGGAAAAAGATGTGTTATACATTCAGGGACTGTGATAGGTTCTGATGGATTTGGTTATGAAAAAAGAGAGGGTAAAGTAGTAAAGGTTCCGCAAATTGGATGGGTCAATATAGGGGATGATGTAGAAATAGGTGCAAATGTTTGTATTGATAGAGCGGTAATAGGAGAGACAAAAGTTGAAAAAGAGGTAAAGATTGATAATTTAGTTCAGATTGCACATAACGTTAAAATAGGGGAGAGAACCCTTATTGCCTCTCAAACAGGTATCGCTGGGAGTTCGAAAGTAGGAAAAGACTGTTTAATTGCAGGTCAAGTAGGTATTAAAGATCATGTAAATGTTGGAGATGGAGTAATTTTAACGGCTCAAGCAGGAGTTTCAAAGGATGTTCCTCCTGGGAAAATTTATTCGGGATACTTTGCCAGAGACCACAGTATAGTTCTTAGAGCAACAAACATTTTATACGAACTTCCTTTTTACTGGGAAAAAATAAAAAAGGTTATTGAAAAATAATCTAACTTTTGAAAGAAAAAATTTATAAATTTTATAATTTTACTAATGGATGAATTACAGATTTTGTTAAGACTTTTTTTGTCTTTTATTTTGGCCGGGATAATAGGGATAGAAAGGGAGCTTTCTGGTAAGGCTGCGGGTTTAAGGACACATATGCTTGTTGGTTTAGGTTCAACGGTTTATGCAATAGTATCAATTATGGTTCATTCTGAAAAAGGTGTGGTTGATCCTTCGAGAGTAGCAGCCCAGGTTGTCTCAGGGATAGGATTTATTGGAGCAGGTGCAATTTTTAGAGATGAGGATAGAATAAGGGGGTTAACTACCGCGTCAGATATATGGGTTATGGGAGCAATAGGTCTTTCAGTGGGATTAGGTTACTTTTTGCTTGCAGTGCTATCTACGTTTCTTGTTCTTATTGTTTTGATAGGAGGTGCTTGGGTCGAGAAAAAGGCTCTAAAAACAAAATGATAGAGATTATTTTAAAAGGTACAATTTATCTTTTCTTTCTTATTGGAATTGCAGCTTATCTTACCTATTTTGAAAGAAAGTTTTTAGCCTGGTTTCAAAATAGAGTAGGTCCAAACAGGGCAGGACCAGCAGGAATTTTTCAGCCTATAGCAGATGCAATAAAACTATTCTTAAAAGAGGATATAACTCCCACTAAAATAACCTCCAAATTTTTATATTTCATAGCTCCGTTACTTACTAGTTCCTTTGCTGTTTCACAGTTTTTTTTAATCCCGCTTTTCCCAGAGGGTCCCTTCCCTGATATAAATTTCGGTATCTTACTTTTACTTGTTTTATCCTCAATCAGTCTTTATGGTGTTGTTTTTGGCGGATTTGCCTCAACAAGTAAATATTCTGTAATAGGTGGAATAAGAGGAGTTTTAATGTTAATTTCATATGAAACAGCTCTCATATTAGCTCTTATTAGTATTTCCTATCAGGCAGGCAGTCTTTCTTTAAGAGAGATAGTTGAGGCACAAAAGATTCCCTTTATTTTTCCTCAATTTCTTGGTTTTCTTGTTTTTTTAATCACAGGCTTTATGGAAACAAAGAGACTTCCCTTTGACATACCAGAGGCAGAGTCAGAGTTAACAGGAGGTTTTCACACAGAGTATAGTTCCATTAAATTTGCCTTTTTCTTTCTTGGTGAATACCTTCATATTTTACTTATTTCTTCACTTATTGTTACCCTTTACTTTGCTGGTTGGAAGTTTCCTTTGCTTCCTCCTTTTATATCTTTTCCTTTAAAGGTAGCACCCTTTGTTTTCTTTTTCATTTGGGTTAGAGCCTCGTTACCGAGATTTAGATTCACTGACTCCTTAGAAATTGGATGGAAAATTTTACTTCCGCTTTCTTTTTTAAATCTTTTAATAACAACTCTCTGGGTTTCTATAAGGGGGTAAAAATGTGCTAGTAGGTGTTTTCTTAAGTCTAAGGAGAAAACTTTTTTAATTAAGGGTAGAACGTATGGTTTTTAACATATTTTTAAAGTTTTTTCTATTTTCTCAATATATTTTGATACCAATGGATGAGGTTCAAACAGATCATCTAAAGGCTTATGGAATTGTTTATAGAAGTTTGCAGAGAGGTATAAATTTTGAATGGCTTTTAAATTATAGAGGGGGATCATTTATGGCTGAGTATTCAAGCGAGATTGAGCAAGAATGTATAAATAATCAAGTTTTTTACGAAGTTATAACTACTACGGTGGCGTCTAATATTTATGCTTATATTGAGGAACATAACATGAGTGCTTTACTTCTTGAGGTTGCACCAAAGCTTGCTGTTTATGCACCCCCTTATACAGAGCCTTGGGATGATGCAGTTGAACTAGTTTTAAAATATGCAAACGTTCCTTACGATAGAATTTGGGATAATGATATACTTGAAGGAAGATTAGAAAAATATGATTGGCTTCATTTACATCATGAAGATTTTGCTGGTATGTATGGAAAATTTGAGCTTGTTTATGGTTCTTTTCCTTGGTATAAGAAAATGAAGGAGACTGATAACGAAGTTGCTAAAAAGTATGGATTTAAAAATGGACCACAGATGAAACAGGCAGTTGCCTTAAAAATCAAACAATACGTAGAAAACGGTGGCTTTTTGTTTTCAATGTGTTCAGGTCCTATAACTCTAGATGTAGCTCTTGCCTCTGTTGGAATAGACATATGGGATTTGCCTTACGATGGAACTCCCTATGATCCTGACGCAAACAAAAAATTAAACTTTAATAACACCATGGCGTTTCAAAATTTTGAGATATATATGAGCTACTTAAATGACGAAGTGTCGGATGTAGATGTCACAAAGGAAGCTGATTTAAGAGGGCCAAATGTTTGTTTTAAGCTATTTGAGTTTTCTGCAAAGTATGATCCTATTCCCTCTCTTTTAACACAAAATCATCAAAATTGTATTAAGGAGTTTTTAGGTAGAGATACGGGTTTTAGAAGGGATAAGTTAAAACCATATGTAGTCATTCTTGGAGAAGTAGAGAAAACAGAGGAAGCTAAATACATTTATTCTAGTTTTGGAAAAGGTTTTTTCACCTATTATGGGGGGCATGATCCAGAAGATTATAAGCACTTTATAGGTGATCCTCCAACGGATCTTTCAAAACATAAAAATTCGCCAGGTTATAGATTAATTTTAAACAATATACTTTTCCCTGCAGCTCAACCTCAAAAGTTAAAAACATAGTTAAGGGTATCTTTGACTCCGAGGAGTGGAGAAACTGCTTTAACTTTCTTAGAAACAAAAAATGGATTTGGATAGGTTCGGAAAACGAGGGCTTTTATGCTCTTGAAACAAAAAAATTATTCTTTAAAATTTATGAGTCAGGATGGAAAGGAACTTATCTTTCAGGAAAAAATTTAAAGGATAAAAGACCAGAGGATTTTTTGTCCTATTTTAAAAAATTCACATTAAAAATCGTTATAAATGACTATTATAAACTGTTTAGGGAAAGTAAAGTTTTTAGGGCTTACTTTGAAACAGCATATACTATAGAAAAAAAGACAGAGGATGAACTTTTCAAAAATTACAAAAAGTCACTGAGAGAAGATATAAAAAGAGGAGAAAGACACGGTCTTTTTTTTAAAGAACTAGAAATTCAACATTTACCGGAATTTTATAAAATTTACACGCATACAGTAAAAAAACATAGATCAGAAATTATCCCATTCTCTCTGATAGAAAATATCTATAAGTATACAAAAAACAAGGGATTTTCAAATTTTTATGGGGTTTTTCTTGATGATGAGCTTCTCTCCGGGGTAATAGTAGTGTATCCAGATGAAAAGACAGCTTTAGCTTTAATACAGGGCACATCAGATAAGGGTTATAAACTTGAGGCCTCTTCTTTTATATTTCATAACATAATAAAAAAAGAATTTGAAAAGGGAAAAGAGATATTTTCATTTGGTTCGAATCCAAAAGATAAGGGAAATTTAATTTTTTTTAAAAGAAAATTTGGAGCAATAGATTATACTTATCCCGTATATATCTGGTATAATCCGTGGTACACTGAGGTCTAATTCGTTTAGTTAGGTAATTAAATATCAAAAAGCTCACTTTCAAGTTCTCTTTTTGTTTCATCAATAATTTTTATCCTGACAGTTTTAGGGAGTGGAAACTTTAGTTTATCCACTTTTTCAGGCCATTCAACTAAAAAAATTGCATTTTCCTCAATAAGTTCAGGTAAATTTAGTTTTTCCTCTAAATCTTTAACTTCAGTTCTATATAAATCAATATGGTATATCTTACCACCAGGGATGTTGTACTCGTAGACGTACAAAAAAGAGGGGCTTCTAACTATATCATAACCAAAGTAAGATAGAATGCCTCTAATAAAGGTAGTTTTTCCAGAGCCTAAGGGGCCT is part of the Candidatus Hydrothermales bacterium genome and encodes:
- the mutS gene encoding DNA mismatch repair protein MutS — translated: MELTPLLKQYQEIKKKYSKDLLFFRMGDFYELFYEDAKIAAKELGITLTSKPFGKNLRVPLAGVPVKAAEGYIKELLKKGYSVAICEQVEEGKDLMLREVVEVLTPGTVTLPSLLSPDQNIYILSIYPSEKGNFGIAYADITTFELKSGVLEEKNLHNFLFSLKPKEVLAPYEFNLDGFFISSYDKNLYSIETAEERIKKFFGVESLDGFGIKKDVNLIALSHLLDYLTLKKKEGLENLRLRPLEESEFLILDATTVKNLELVDKIHPESQSLYETLNFTKTAPGARLFKKSLLFPLKDINKIRERHEAVEEIIEKPYLRKTISEILENFLDFERVLSRIARLKASPSEVYKLAQNFMDLFKLKDTLITAESKILRKISLNLHDLTSLAQLIFSYLRENPSSPGEGNCIKRGVNPELDEYVEIKINSSQKLKELEEKEKKATGIPNLRIKYNQVFGFFIEVTKSFIDRVPEYYKRKQTLINAERYVTEELKNLENKILSAESRIKELETFLYEELLKKIMEEREKILDIAENVALLDLLLSFSESAINFKYVKPQMTEEKEIIMKNSRHPVVEQRVKEFVPNDVFITPNNFFQIITGPNMGGKSTYIRQVALCAILAHIGSFVPADEAKIGIVDRVFTRIGSSDDLARGISTFYAEMLEVSQILNNATEKSLILLDEIGRGTSTYDGLSIAWAVSEDIIKRIKARTLFATHYHELTNLKENYADVKNLFTLVKEWKGEVIFLRKIAEGSMDRSYGIHVAKLAGIPKHVIERAKEILINFESNKKVLKFNKKQLELFEKPDPLREIIEKINPDELTPKDALELIYKLKKLK
- the lpxD gene encoding UDP-3-O-(3-hydroxymyristoyl)glucosamine N-acyltransferase — encoded protein: MKIKDIAKILGGEILGNEELDIVGVLPPDENTEGYISVIFEKKYERGNYFAVLTSREFLKHMSFKSAIVVEKPKEKMIELLSLFEEKEEIKRKIHETAIVSKEAEIEDGAYIGPYCVIEKNVKIKKGVKLLAFVYVGKNSFIDEDTIIFPFVSIEKNVKIGKRCVIHSGTVIGSDGFGYEKREGKVVKVPQIGWVNIGDDVEIGANVCIDRAVIGETKVEKEVKIDNLVQIAHNVKIGERTLIASQTGIAGSSKVGKDCLIAGQVGIKDHVNVGDGVILTAQAGVSKDVPPGKIYSGYFARDHSIVLRATNILYELPFYWEKIKKVIEK
- a CDS encoding MgtC/SapB family protein, producing MDELQILLRLFLSFILAGIIGIERELSGKAAGLRTHMLVGLGSTVYAIVSIMVHSEKGVVDPSRVAAQVVSGIGFIGAGAIFRDEDRIRGLTTASDIWVMGAIGLSVGLGYFLLAVLSTFLVLIVLIGGAWVEKKALKTK
- the nuoH gene encoding NADH-quinone oxidoreductase subunit NuoH; its protein translation is MIEIILKGTIYLFFLIGIAAYLTYFERKFLAWFQNRVGPNRAGPAGIFQPIADAIKLFLKEDITPTKITSKFLYFIAPLLTSSFAVSQFFLIPLFPEGPFPDINFGILLLLVLSSISLYGVVFGGFASTSKYSVIGGIRGVLMLISYETALILALISISYQAGSLSLREIVEAQKIPFIFPQFLGFLVFLITGFMETKRLPFDIPEAESELTGGFHTEYSSIKFAFFFLGEYLHILLISSLIVTLYFAGWKFPLLPPFISFPLKVAPFVFFFIWVRASLPRFRFTDSLEIGWKILLPLSFLNLLITTLWVSIRG
- a CDS encoding asparagine synthetase B; translation: MVFNIFLKFFLFSQYILIPMDEVQTDHLKAYGIVYRSLQRGINFEWLLNYRGGSFMAEYSSEIEQECINNQVFYEVITTTVASNIYAYIEEHNMSALLLEVAPKLAVYAPPYTEPWDDAVELVLKYANVPYDRIWDNDILEGRLEKYDWLHLHHEDFAGMYGKFELVYGSFPWYKKMKETDNEVAKKYGFKNGPQMKQAVALKIKQYVENGGFLFSMCSGPITLDVALASVGIDIWDLPYDGTPYDPDANKKLNFNNTMAFQNFEIYMSYLNDEVSDVDVTKEADLRGPNVCFKLFEFSAKYDPIPSLLTQNHQNCIKEFLGRDTGFRRDKLKPYVVILGEVEKTEEAKYIYSSFGKGFFTYYGGHDPEDYKHFIGDPPTDLSKHKNSPGYRLILNNILFPAAQPQKLKT
- a CDS encoding peptidoglycan bridge formation glycyltransferase FemA/FemB family protein; translated protein: MSYFKKFTLKIVINDYYKLFRESKVFRAYFETAYTIEKKTEDELFKNYKKSLREDIKRGERHGLFFKELEIQHLPEFYKIYTHTVKKHRSEIIPFSLIENIYKYTKNKGFSNFYGVFLDDELLSGVIVVYPDEKTALALIQGTSDKGYKLEASSFIFHNIIKKEFEKGKEIFSFGSNPKDKGNLIFFKRKFGAIDYTYPVYIWYNPWYTEV
- the tsaE gene encoding tRNA (adenosine(37)-N6)-threonylcarbamoyltransferase complex ATPase subunit type 1 TsaE; protein product: MKIITNSPEETFNLGYKLAGKIKFPSSILVEGPLGSGKTTFIRGILSYFGYDIVRSPSFLYVYEYNIPGGKIYHIDLYRTEVKDLEEKLNLPELIEENAIFLVEWPEKVDKLKFPLPKTVRIKIIDETKRELESELFDI